The Helianthus annuus cultivar XRQ/B chromosome 11, HanXRQr2.0-SUNRISE, whole genome shotgun sequence region ACCATTCTTCTCAactcacacatatatatacatacatatgtatgtataattgaaggggttatataacccccttaccactacaccctcttgtaatataacgccccataaagccctcCTCTTGCACTTTTCGCCACTTGTCGCATAACACCCCACAGgactttatgactacacatggccttacAACCTACTAAACCCCGGCCGACTTGCTGACTGGACAAGTAACCCATCAAAATCAAACTACATAAACCTTTAAAACCTTACAAGGTCAAATCATTTCCAGTGGTTTACCATTCCTAGTAGTTCACACAACTAGGGCTGGAaatgaaccaaacgttcggcgaacactTCATAAACCGCTCGGCCGGGAAGTACCTCTGTGTTCGTCcgtttaataaatgaatgaacacgGACAAGATATTCCGTTTGTTTAACAAGCGGACATGGACAGAGGCCGCGttcgttcgtgaacgttcggcgAACACTTTATAAACCGTTCGGCTGGGAAGTACGTCTGTGTTCGTCcgtttaataaatgaatgaacacgGACAAGATATTCCGTTTGTTTAACAAGCGGACATGGACAGAGGCCGCGTTCGTTCGTGAACTtttggtaacgtgttcgtttatgttcgataGTTTATTAGGGGTTTTAACAATTATCTTTATCTAATACATCAAAATTACCTCTAagatattatttaataaataataaactattTAATTATGTTTATTAAGATTATATCAAGTATGTTTGGATAATTGGGTTAGTATATCTTGGGCTGATCTACGTCATGTTTATGATGAAAGATTCGtgttagctttttttttttttttttcataaatgcTTGTTTGTATTCATTTGCATTTAtgaacgttcgtttgtgttcgactATGTCCAtgaacgttcgtttgtgttcgtttgcatTTGCATTTATCCAACACCTAAAAttcacaaacaaacataaacatgttcaattccttaacgaacaaacacaaacataaaatctcgttcgataagtatTCATAAACACATattttccttaacaaacaaacacgaacaagataTTCGTTTGGTCTGTTTGCAGCCCTACATACAACCGGTTGCTTTTGACTTTTAACACACTAACATCCAATGTTCTCAAACTCAAACGTAAGGCAGGACTGTTAAAACATAACTAAAAGTTGTAGGACCAAATCTGTAATTTAGTAAACAGTACAGGGACCAATATTGCAATTCACTTGCTTCATTTTCCCGATAATCAATCACACCCTCGTAGATCCcttttgttttgttgttgttcATATGTTTTGATTGCAGGTGAAATCAGTAACGAATTAGAAGCTTCATGGGGCACACTGGTTCTTCATCTAGAAGAAAACACTCAAATAAAAAGACTCTCAAGGTTTGTTTGTCAATTTCCTACccttttttctttaattttactTTTTAGGGTTTCGAATTTGTTTGATATTCTTGAAATTGTTTCTGGGATGTTGTTTTTTCATGTTTCTTGGTTAAATCTTGATGCTTTTGCACAATGTTTTGGGTAATTTTTAATGGGTTGTTAAGAATCTTGAAGTCTTGAATTGAAGTTGAAACAATTTGAATGTTGTTAGGGTTACCGGAAAAAGAAAAGTAGAAGTAAGTCGAAGAAGCTTCGTCGTCATCGTGACGATTTGGATTCGTCGAGTTCGGATGATGAATCCGCTAGTTCATCGCTTAATTCGTTATCTAGTTCGGAAGGTGAGTATAGAAGTAAAAGGGATCGTTCGCGCTCACAAAGTGGAGTAAAGGGTAGTAAGAAACGGAAGAGACGAAGGTACTCGAGTGAGGATAGTAGTGATGATTCGCTACCCGTGAAGAAACGAAAACGGTCGAAAAAAAGTAAAAAGatcaagaaaaagaagaagaagagttCGAAACGCGATGGTTATGTTAGTTCTGCAAGCAGTGATTCAGGAAGCTGCTCGACGTGTAAAGACGAAGATATCAGTAGCGATGAACTGGGTTCACGCGAGAGGTCGAGGGGTAGGTCCAGAGAAAAGCGAAAGGGTCATAGAGATTCAACCAAGGGTAGAATTGGAAATAGGAAGAACAGGAGTGAAGCTAGAAGGTCTATTTCACCAAGCAGCAGTTACGGCAGTGAAAGGACTGAGAATACGACGATGGAAAACAACCCGGTGAGGTTAAGATCGGTTATTACGGTTGCAAACGTAGAGAACGAAGAAGACGACAATATGAAAAATGACGAGCTTAAAGAAGAGACTGTGTATGATTATGATGATTACCCGTCTAGTAAAAGCAATGATAGCGTTGAATTAGACGGTCGTTTTAATTATTCTCCTGATAAAGAAAGTGTGGCTAAAGAAGTAAACTCTGGTTCTATACTTGATGATAATAAGGGAAAAGAGAGCAATGTTTCTGATGATTTGGAGTCAATTTTGAGACAAAAAGCGTTAGAAAATTTAAGTAGATTTCGAGGTGGGACTAAAACGAAACCAGTAGCTCCTGTTGATGATAAACCTAAGAGCGATCAAACCGACGTTAAGCAGTTGACAACACGTGAAACCGTTAGCATGACACCGGTGTCGCAGCCAGTACCACACAGGAGTAGGTTTACGTGGAGACGAGATCCTTCTGC contains the following coding sequences:
- the LOC110891401 gene encoding micronuclear linker histone polyprotein — translated: MGHTGSSSRRKHSNKKTLKGYRKKKSRSKSKKLRRHRDDLDSSSSDDESASSSLNSLSSSEGEYRSKRDRSRSQSGVKGSKKRKRRRYSSEDSSDDSLPVKKRKRSKKSKKIKKKKKKSSKRDGYVSSASSDSGSCSTCKDEDISSDELGSRERSRGRSREKRKGHRDSTKGRIGNRKNRSEARRSISPSSSYGSERTENTTMENNPVRLRSVITVANVENEEDDNMKNDELKEETVYDYDDYPSSKSNDSVELDGRFNYSPDKESVAKEVNSGSILDDNKGKESNVSDDLESILRQKALENLSRFRGGTKTKPVAPVDDKPKSDQTDVKQLTTRETVSMTPVSQPVPHRSRFTWRRDPSAATGKDEKAATYNEPHSSGSQPAELKLPTSRVDNKILNETSMVDIDNVDQKSTAVVETPSSAPKQEGSSKEQQNESNDNSQFEKKTMSVMRGGEMVQVSYKVYIPNKAPALARRQLKR